The following proteins are encoded in a genomic region of Rhizobium sp. CCGE531:
- a CDS encoding ABC transporter ATP-binding protein → MTGQPLLKVAGVETYYGNIRALAGVDIEVNSGEIVSLIGANGAGKSTLMMTICGSPQARSGSVTFDGRDITRMPTHEIARLRIAQSPEGRRIFPRMTVHENLQMGASLDKLKHFNEDVEKIFTLFPRLKERQAQRGGTLSGGEQQMLSIGRALMARPKLLLLDEPSLGLAPLIVKGIFEAIKDLNKTQGLTVFLVEQNAFAALKLSDRAYVMVNGRVTMTGSGKELLANPEVRAAYLEGGHH, encoded by the coding sequence ATGACGGGGCAACCACTTCTGAAAGTCGCGGGTGTCGAGACCTATTACGGCAATATCCGCGCGCTTGCCGGCGTCGATATCGAAGTCAACAGCGGCGAGATCGTCAGCCTGATCGGTGCCAACGGCGCCGGCAAGTCGACGCTGATGATGACGATCTGCGGCAGCCCGCAGGCACGCAGCGGTTCGGTCACCTTCGATGGCCGCGATATCACGCGCATGCCGACGCATGAGATCGCAAGGCTTCGCATCGCCCAGTCGCCCGAAGGGCGGCGCATTTTTCCGCGCATGACGGTCCATGAAAACCTGCAGATGGGCGCGAGCCTCGACAAGCTCAAACATTTCAACGAGGACGTCGAGAAGATCTTCACGCTCTTCCCGCGCCTCAAGGAGCGCCAGGCGCAGCGCGGCGGCACGCTTTCGGGCGGCGAGCAGCAAATGTTGTCGATCGGCCGAGCACTGATGGCGCGCCCCAAGCTGCTGCTGCTGGATGAGCCGTCGCTCGGTCTTGCGCCGCTGATCGTCAAAGGTATCTTTGAAGCCATCAAGGATCTGAACAAGACCCAGGGGCTGACGGTGTTCCTCGTCGAGCAGAATGCCTTTGCGGCGCTGAAGCTTTCCGATCGTGCCTATGTGATGGTCAACGGCCGGGTGACGATGACCGGTTCGGGCAAGGAGTTGCTTGCCAATCCGGAAGTGCGCGCCGCCTATCTCGAAGGTGGGCATCATTGA
- a CDS encoding response regulator: MAETTLPRDIVLLVDDSPEALGFLTDALEQSGFSVLIATSGSAALNIVERITPDLILLDAVMPAMDGFETCRRLKANAGIAQIPVVFMTGLTETEHVVHALESGGVDYLTKPINVDELRARIRVHLRNARSAQSARVALDAAGRHLLAVKGNGAIHWSTPQATRLINAATGSDDGLDLASKHIAAFMLERERLGLARDNLLSISNGGQAALQFTFLGAIGPDEYLFRLTATNQRADDDILRQHFSLTQRESEVLLWLAKGKSNRDIGEILGLSARTVNKHLEQIYVKLGVENRASAAVKAAHALHEV; this comes from the coding sequence TTGGCTGAGACCACCCTTCCCCGCGACATAGTCTTGCTGGTGGACGATTCGCCCGAGGCGCTCGGCTTCCTGACGGATGCGCTCGAGCAATCCGGCTTCTCCGTGCTGATCGCCACCTCCGGATCGGCGGCGCTGAACATCGTCGAGCGCATCACGCCCGATCTTATCCTGCTCGATGCCGTCATGCCGGCGATGGATGGTTTTGAGACCTGCCGCCGGCTGAAGGCCAATGCGGGCATCGCGCAGATTCCCGTCGTCTTCATGACCGGGCTGACCGAAACCGAGCATGTGGTGCACGCGCTGGAATCCGGCGGCGTCGATTATCTGACGAAGCCGATCAATGTCGACGAGCTGCGCGCCCGCATCCGCGTCCACCTGCGCAATGCCCGCTCCGCCCAGAGCGCCCGGGTGGCGCTCGATGCCGCTGGCCGCCATCTCCTGGCGGTCAAGGGCAACGGCGCCATCCATTGGTCGACGCCGCAGGCAACCCGCCTCATCAACGCCGCGACCGGCAGCGACGACGGCCTCGATCTCGCGTCGAAACACATTGCCGCCTTCATGCTGGAACGGGAGCGGCTTGGGCTGGCGCGCGACAATCTTCTTTCGATCAGCAATGGCGGACAGGCGGCGTTGCAATTTACCTTCCTCGGCGCCATCGGCCCCGACGAATATCTTTTTCGCCTGACGGCCACCAATCAGCGCGCCGATGATGATATCCTGCGCCAGCATTTCTCTTTGACACAACGCGAATCCGAGGTGCTGCTATGGCTCGCCAAGGGCAAATCGAACCGCGACATCGGCGAAATCCTCGGGCTATCAGCCCGTACGGTGAACAAGCATCTGGAGCAGATCTACGTGAAGCTGGGTGTCGAGAACCGGGCATCCGCCGCCGTGAAAGCAGCGCATGCGCTGCATGAAGTGTAA
- a CDS encoding D-glycerate dehydrogenase, whose translation MSKPRILVTRRWPAAVEAVLSERFDVTLNKDDVALDLAQLREALLAYDAVLPTVSDKLPAALFEGQAIRTRILGNFGVGFNHIDIAVAKEKGVVVTNTPGVLTDCTADIAMLLLLSVARRGGEGERELRAGAWTGWRPTHLVGTKVTGKTVGIIGFGRIGRAFAQRCHFGFGMEVVFHNRSAIDPMEAARYGAVQLQRVEDVLEVSDFVSLHCPGGAENRHLMNAARFAAMKPGAFLINTARGDVVDEAALISALEQGRIRGAGLDVYEAEPHVPERLRTMDNVVLLPHLGSATEETRTAMGMKVVDNITAFFAGREPPDRVI comes from the coding sequence ATGAGCAAACCCCGTATTCTCGTTACCCGGCGCTGGCCGGCCGCGGTCGAGGCGGTGCTTTCGGAGCGTTTCGATGTCACGCTGAACAAGGATGACGTCGCGCTCGATTTGGCGCAGTTGCGCGAGGCGCTGCTGGCCTATGATGCGGTTCTCCCGACCGTATCCGACAAGCTTCCGGCCGCGCTCTTCGAAGGTCAGGCGATCCGGACGAGGATTCTTGGCAATTTCGGTGTCGGCTTCAATCACATCGATATCGCCGTCGCCAAGGAAAAGGGCGTGGTCGTCACCAACACGCCTGGTGTCCTGACGGACTGCACCGCCGATATCGCCATGCTGCTCCTGCTTTCCGTTGCCCGGCGCGGCGGGGAAGGTGAGCGCGAGCTCAGGGCCGGGGCATGGACCGGCTGGCGGCCGACGCATCTGGTCGGCACCAAAGTCACCGGCAAGACAGTCGGCATCATCGGCTTCGGCCGCATCGGCAGGGCGTTTGCGCAACGCTGTCATTTCGGCTTCGGCATGGAAGTCGTCTTCCATAATCGCTCCGCCATCGATCCGATGGAAGCCGCGCGCTATGGCGCGGTGCAATTGCAGAGGGTGGAGGATGTTCTCGAAGTCTCGGACTTCGTCTCCCTGCATTGCCCAGGCGGCGCCGAAAACCGCCACCTGATGAATGCGGCCCGCTTCGCAGCCATGAAACCCGGCGCCTTCCTGATCAATACGGCAAGGGGAGATGTCGTCGACGAGGCGGCGTTGATTTCAGCACTGGAGCAGGGGAGGATCCGCGGCGCCGGCCTCGACGTCTATGAGGCCGAGCCGCATGTTCCCGAGCGCTTGCGGACGATGGACAATGTCGTGCTTCTGCCGCATCTCGGCAGCGCCACGGAAGAGACACGCACCGCGATGGGCATGAAGGTGGTGGACAATATCACCGCCTTCTTTGCCGGGCGCGAGCCACCGGATCGTGTGATTTAA
- a CDS encoding branched-chain amino acid ABC transporter substrate-binding protein: protein MKKYLLSAVALSAMIAFGGVAKADIIIGVGGPLTGPNAAFGAQLQKGAEQAAADINAAGGINGEKVKVELGDDVSDAKQGVSVANKFVADGVKFVVGHFNSGVSIPASEVYAENGILQITPASTNPQFTERGLWNTFRTCGRDDQQGEVAGKYIADNFKGAKVAVVHDKTPYGQGLADETKKNLNADGVKEVLYEGITPGDKDYSALIAKMKQAGVDFVYYGGLHTEAGLIMRQMADQGVKAHFMSGDGIVSNELASIAGDAVNGTLMTFAPDPRKNKASADLVAKFRAAGYEPEGYTLYSYSALQVIAAAAKAAGSNDPMAVADALKAKGPFKTAIGDLGFNAKGDITRPDYVMYKWAKGSDGKYNYDEISK from the coding sequence ATGAAGAAGTATCTTCTGTCGGCGGTGGCTTTGTCGGCGATGATCGCGTTCGGCGGCGTTGCCAAGGCCGACATCATTATTGGCGTTGGCGGTCCGTTGACGGGCCCGAATGCTGCGTTTGGCGCGCAGCTCCAGAAGGGTGCAGAGCAGGCTGCTGCCGATATCAACGCGGCCGGCGGCATCAACGGGGAAAAGGTCAAGGTCGAACTCGGCGACGACGTTTCCGATGCCAAGCAGGGCGTTTCGGTCGCCAACAAGTTCGTTGCTGACGGCGTGAAGTTCGTTGTCGGTCACTTCAACTCGGGCGTTTCCATCCCGGCTTCGGAAGTCTATGCCGAAAACGGCATCCTGCAGATCACGCCGGCTTCGACCAATCCGCAGTTCACTGAACGCGGCTTGTGGAACACCTTCCGTACTTGCGGTCGCGACGACCAGCAGGGCGAGGTTGCCGGCAAGTACATCGCCGACAATTTCAAGGGCGCCAAGGTTGCCGTCGTTCATGACAAGACCCCGTATGGTCAGGGCCTCGCCGACGAAACCAAGAAGAACCTCAACGCCGATGGCGTAAAGGAAGTTCTTTACGAAGGCATCACCCCTGGCGACAAGGACTACTCCGCCCTCATCGCCAAGATGAAGCAGGCTGGCGTCGACTTCGTCTATTACGGCGGTCTGCATACCGAAGCCGGTCTCATCATGCGTCAGATGGCCGACCAGGGCGTGAAGGCTCACTTCATGTCCGGTGACGGTATCGTCTCGAACGAGCTGGCCTCGATCGCCGGCGACGCCGTTAACGGCACGCTGATGACCTTCGCGCCGGATCCGCGCAAGAACAAGGCTTCCGCCGATCTCGTCGCCAAGTTCCGCGCTGCCGGCTACGAGCCGGAAGGCTACACGCTCTACTCCTACTCGGCCCTGCAGGTTATCGCTGCCGCCGCCAAGGCTGCCGGTTCCAACGATCCGATGGCTGTGGCCGACGCTCTGAAGGCAAAGGGTCCGTTCAAGACCGCCATCGGCGATCTCGGCTTCAACGCCAAGGGCGATATCACCCGTCCGGACTACGTCATGTACAAGTGGGCCAAGGGTTCCGACGGCAAGTATAACTACGACGAAATCTCTAAGTAG
- a CDS encoding ABC transporter ATP-binding protein — MNAVTATPNDVLLKVDHLSMRFGGLMAINDFSFEAKRGDITALIGPNGAGKTTVFNCITGFYKPTMGMITLNQKSGKDYLLERLPDFRITREAKVARTFQNIRLFSGLTVLENLLVAQHNKLMRASGYTILGLLGIGPYRAEAKNAIELARFWLEKADLIDRADDPAGDLPYGAQRRLEIARAMCTGPELLCLDEPAAGLNPRESLVLNEFLRSIRKDIGTSILLIEHDMSVVMEISDHVIVLEYGQKIADGTPDEVKNDPRVIAAYLGVEDEEVEEVIAEVEHLQEGEN, encoded by the coding sequence ATGAACGCTGTGACCGCAACCCCCAACGACGTTCTGCTGAAGGTCGATCACCTGTCCATGAGGTTCGGTGGCCTGATGGCGATCAACGACTTCTCCTTCGAGGCGAAGCGTGGCGACATCACGGCGTTGATCGGACCGAACGGCGCCGGCAAGACCACGGTGTTCAACTGCATCACCGGTTTCTACAAGCCGACGATGGGCATGATAACGCTCAACCAGAAAAGCGGTAAGGACTATCTGCTGGAGCGGCTTCCGGATTTCCGGATCACGCGCGAAGCCAAGGTGGCGCGTACCTTCCAGAATATTCGCCTGTTTTCGGGCCTCACTGTGCTCGAAAACCTGCTGGTGGCGCAGCATAACAAGCTGATGCGGGCCTCAGGCTATACGATCCTTGGCCTGCTTGGCATCGGTCCCTATCGGGCCGAGGCGAAGAATGCGATCGAGCTGGCACGCTTCTGGCTCGAAAAGGCCGATCTCATCGATCGCGCCGACGATCCGGCCGGCGATCTTCCCTATGGCGCCCAGCGTCGGTTGGAAATCGCCCGCGCCATGTGCACCGGTCCCGAACTACTTTGTCTGGACGAGCCGGCGGCCGGTCTCAATCCTCGCGAGTCCCTGGTTCTCAATGAGTTTCTGCGCAGCATCCGCAAGGATATCGGCACGTCGATCCTGCTGATCGAACACGACATGTCGGTGGTCATGGAAATCTCCGACCACGTCATCGTGCTCGAATATGGGCAGAAGATCGCCGACGGTACGCCGGATGAAGTCAAGAACGATCCAAGGGTGATCGCGGCCTATCTGGGCGTCGAGGATGAGGAAGTGGAAGAGGTGATTGCCGAAGTCGAGCACCTCCAAGAGGGCGAAAATTGA
- the livM gene encoding high-affinity branched-chain amino acid ABC transporter permease LivM yields MANSNFVAGKTAPGLVQKGITDAFWTALIAFGMFVLYIGLKTDQNIDNKLIIVQRWGLLATIVAIAAVGRFVMTVFVQPFLETRKAERAKAAPVVVEQGFVGRNFNKMALVFLLIYPMLALALFGPQGSLTYVDNFGIQILIYVMLAWGLNIVVGLAGLLDLGYVAFYAVGAYSYALLSMHFGLSFWILLPLSGIFAGLWGMILGFPVLRLRGDYLAIVTLAFGEIIRIVLTNWTDVTKGSFGISNITKASLFGIYTFDLKDPHNFVRSFGLPFSSAWYKIFLFYVILALCMLTAYVTIRLRRMPIGRAWEALREDEIACRSLGINTVTTKLTAFATGAMFGGFAGSFFAARQGFVSPESFVFLESAVILAMVVLGGMGSLKGIAIAAIAMVGGTELLRNMSFLKTGLVFGDTTIIPGFGPDFTPELYRMLIFGLAMVVVMIFKPRGFVGTREPTAFLKERKAVSGSFTKEGHG; encoded by the coding sequence ATGGCAAATTCAAACTTCGTGGCAGGCAAGACCGCGCCCGGCCTTGTCCAGAAAGGGATTACGGACGCCTTCTGGACCGCGCTCATAGCCTTTGGCATGTTCGTCCTCTATATCGGCCTGAAGACCGATCAGAACATCGACAACAAGCTGATCATCGTCCAGCGCTGGGGCTTGCTGGCCACCATCGTCGCCATCGCGGCGGTCGGACGCTTCGTCATGACGGTGTTCGTGCAGCCCTTTTTGGAAACAAGGAAGGCTGAAAGGGCCAAGGCCGCGCCTGTTGTGGTCGAGCAGGGCTTCGTCGGCAGGAATTTCAACAAGATGGCGCTGGTTTTCCTGCTCATCTATCCGATGCTGGCACTGGCGCTTTTCGGTCCGCAGGGATCGCTGACCTATGTCGACAACTTCGGTATCCAGATCCTTATCTACGTAATGCTCGCCTGGGGCCTGAACATCGTCGTCGGCCTCGCCGGCCTGCTGGACCTCGGCTATGTCGCCTTCTACGCGGTCGGCGCCTATTCCTACGCGCTGTTGTCGATGCATTTCGGCTTGTCGTTCTGGATCCTGCTGCCGCTCTCCGGTATCTTTGCCGGTCTTTGGGGCATGATCCTCGGCTTCCCGGTTCTGCGCCTGCGCGGTGACTATCTGGCGATCGTGACGCTGGCTTTCGGTGAGATCATCCGCATCGTCCTGACGAACTGGACTGATGTGACGAAGGGCAGCTTCGGGATTTCCAACATCACCAAGGCATCGCTCTTCGGGATCTACACTTTCGATCTGAAGGACCCGCACAACTTCGTCCGCAGCTTCGGCCTGCCGTTCTCGTCGGCCTGGTACAAGATCTTCCTGTTCTACGTTATTCTGGCGCTGTGCATGCTGACCGCCTATGTGACGATCCGGCTGCGCCGCATGCCGATCGGACGCGCGTGGGAAGCGCTACGCGAGGACGAAATCGCCTGCCGTTCGCTCGGCATCAATACGGTGACGACCAAGTTGACCGCTTTTGCCACTGGCGCCATGTTCGGCGGCTTCGCGGGCTCCTTCTTCGCGGCACGCCAGGGCTTCGTCTCGCCGGAATCCTTCGTCTTCCTCGAATCCGCCGTGATCCTTGCCATGGTCGTTCTCGGCGGCATGGGCTCGCTCAAGGGCATCGCGATTGCCGCGATCGCCATGGTCGGCGGCACAGAATTGCTGCGCAACATGAGTTTCCTCAAGACCGGTCTTGTCTTCGGCGACACGACGATCATCCCCGGTTTCGGGCCGGACTTTACTCCGGAACTCTACCGCATGCTGATCTTCGGCCTCGCCATGGTGGTCGTGATGATCTTCAAGCCGCGCGGCTTTGTCGGCACGCGTGAGCCGACCGCCTTCCTCAAGGAGCGAAAAGCGGTCTCCGGCAGCTTCACCAAGGAGGGCCACGGCTGA
- a CDS encoding ATP-binding protein: protein MAARQRIIPVRREYNRWVANQTLEDYALRFTAKSARQFSSQRISQTAIGAISFLALEAIGGTITLSYGTTNAFYAIIVASIVMLAIGLPISRYAIRHGVDIDLLTRGASFGYIGSTVTSLIYASFTFMLFAIEASIMSGALELTLGIPVWIGYIISAVMVIPLVTHGVSLISRFQLLTQPFWIVLNILPFVFIAFADWGKFDLWRAFAGIHHAASAPGNAAPFDLVEFGAASAVILALMSQIGEQADFLRFLPPDGHRKWRHRLAVFLAGPGWVIIGAPKLLAGSFLVVLTLTSGVPADRAADPAQMYLTAFGYMIPWHNAALLLMAAFVMISQLKINVMNAYAGSLAWSNFFSRLTHSHPGRVIWLVFNVAIALLLMELGIYRLLEETLGIFSIIAMAWLCTISADLFINKPLGLAPPGIEFKRAHLYDINPVGLGAMALSASIALIAHFGAFGSIAASLAPYITLIVALIASPAIAWATEGKYYLARKPRQSWKNLTTITCSVCEHPFEPEDMAWCPAYAAPICSLCCSLDSRCHDMCKPKARLNTQVATVAKALLPESIVAKLATRLGRYGIAVAVALTAVGAILAMIAHQVGAASPETASVVNRTILIVFFVFAVIAGVVCWFYVLAHDSRVVAEEESSRQNTLLLKEIAAHKKTDAALQGAKEAAEAANRAKSRYVVGLSHELRTPLNAVLGYAQILERDETIPAPRQSSLKVIRRSAEHLSGLIDGLLDISKIEAGRLQVYSNEINIHDFLDQIVDMFRPQAQAKGLTFIHERSASLPDYVRTDEKRLRQILVNLLSNAIKFTDTGTVRFEVAYRNQVATFTVSDTGRGIAAKDITRIYEPFQRGEADSVRPMPGLGLGLTITQLLTNTLGGEISVASEKDVGSTFKVRLMLSAVIRPMKPPAQEQRIAGYEGPRRTIVVVDDNEDHRELMREILSPLDFIVLTAAGGPDCLTLIEGIKPDLFLVDISMPGMNGWQLVSRLRENGQTAPILMLSANIGDAAAATDSDDSHNDAISKPIDIRQLRDKLALHLGLKWTYADASAPLAPKSPPPLKSPGIEHVRELARLGEIGYIRGIEAKLADLAKLDENQPFTAAMRAHVQAFDLGGFLNALHAFDTEKVDQIG from the coding sequence ATGGCTGCGCGGCAACGCATCATTCCAGTAAGACGTGAGTATAATCGCTGGGTCGCGAACCAGACCCTGGAAGACTATGCCCTGCGTTTTACCGCCAAGAGCGCGCGGCAATTCTCCTCGCAACGCATATCGCAAACGGCCATCGGCGCCATTTCCTTCCTGGCGCTGGAGGCGATCGGCGGCACGATCACGCTCTCCTACGGCACCACCAACGCCTTCTATGCCATCATCGTCGCCAGCATCGTCATGTTGGCGATCGGATTGCCGATCAGCCGCTATGCCATCCGCCACGGCGTCGACATCGACCTTTTGACGCGCGGCGCGAGCTTCGGCTATATCGGCTCGACCGTCACCTCGCTGATCTACGCCAGCTTCACCTTCATGCTCTTTGCGATCGAAGCATCGATCATGTCCGGGGCGCTGGAACTGACGCTCGGCATACCCGTTTGGATCGGCTATATCATCAGCGCCGTCATGGTGATCCCGCTCGTCACCCACGGCGTCAGCCTTATCAGCCGGTTCCAGCTGCTGACGCAGCCCTTCTGGATCGTTCTCAATATCCTGCCCTTTGTCTTCATCGCCTTTGCCGATTGGGGTAAATTCGATCTCTGGCGCGCCTTTGCCGGCATTCATCATGCAGCGAGCGCCCCGGGCAACGCCGCCCCCTTCGATCTGGTGGAATTCGGCGCCGCTTCCGCCGTCATCCTCGCCCTGATGTCACAGATCGGCGAGCAGGCCGACTTCCTGCGCTTCCTGCCGCCGGATGGTCACCGCAAATGGCGCCATCGCCTGGCTGTCTTCCTTGCCGGGCCGGGATGGGTGATTATCGGCGCGCCGAAGCTGCTGGCTGGTTCCTTCCTCGTCGTTCTGACGCTGACCTCGGGCGTGCCGGCCGATCGCGCCGCCGATCCCGCGCAGATGTATCTGACGGCCTTCGGCTATATGATCCCCTGGCACAATGCCGCGCTGCTGCTGATGGCCGCCTTCGTAATGATCTCGCAGCTCAAGATCAATGTCATGAACGCCTATGCCGGCTCGCTTGCGTGGTCGAACTTCTTTTCGCGGCTGACGCACAGCCATCCCGGCCGCGTGATCTGGCTCGTCTTCAATGTCGCCATCGCGCTGCTGCTGATGGAACTCGGCATCTACCGGCTGCTGGAAGAGACGCTCGGCATCTTCTCGATCATCGCCATGGCCTGGCTCTGCACCATCTCCGCCGATCTCTTCATCAACAAGCCGCTGGGGCTGGCCCCGCCCGGCATCGAATTCAAGCGCGCGCATCTCTACGACATCAATCCGGTCGGCCTCGGCGCCATGGCGCTTTCGGCAAGCATCGCCCTGATCGCGCATTTCGGCGCTTTCGGCTCGATCGCGGCGTCGCTTGCGCCCTATATCACCCTGATCGTCGCGCTCATCGCCTCGCCCGCCATCGCGTGGGCGACCGAGGGCAAATATTACCTCGCCCGCAAGCCGCGACAGAGCTGGAAGAACCTGACCACCATCACCTGCTCGGTCTGCGAACACCCGTTCGAGCCCGAGGACATGGCCTGGTGCCCGGCCTATGCCGCGCCGATCTGCTCGCTCTGCTGTTCGCTCGACAGCCGCTGCCACGACATGTGCAAGCCGAAAGCACGGCTCAATACGCAGGTCGCCACGGTCGCAAAGGCCCTGCTGCCGGAAAGCATCGTCGCGAAGCTTGCCACGCGCCTCGGTCGCTACGGCATTGCCGTCGCCGTGGCTCTGACCGCCGTGGGCGCGATCCTGGCAATGATCGCGCATCAGGTGGGCGCCGCATCTCCGGAGACGGCCTCCGTCGTCAACCGCACCATCCTCATCGTCTTCTTCGTCTTTGCCGTCATCGCCGGCGTCGTCTGCTGGTTCTATGTTCTCGCTCATGATAGCCGCGTGGTCGCCGAGGAGGAATCCTCGCGCCAGAACACGCTGCTGCTGAAGGAAATTGCCGCGCACAAGAAAACCGACGCCGCCCTGCAGGGCGCCAAGGAGGCGGCCGAGGCGGCGAACCGCGCCAAGAGCCGCTATGTCGTCGGCCTGAGCCACGAACTGCGCACGCCGCTCAATGCGGTGCTCGGCTATGCGCAGATACTGGAGCGCGACGAGACCATTCCCGCGCCCCGGCAATCCTCGCTCAAGGTCATCCGGCGCAGCGCCGAGCATCTTTCGGGTCTGATCGACGGGCTGCTGGATATTTCGAAGATCGAGGCCGGCCGCCTGCAGGTCTACTCCAACGAAATCAACATCCACGACTTCCTCGACCAGATCGTCGACATGTTCCGTCCCCAGGCGCAAGCCAAGGGGCTGACCTTCATCCATGAGCGCTCCGCCTCCCTGCCCGACTATGTCCGCACCGACGAAAAGCGGTTGCGCCAGATCCTCGTCAATCTCCTTTCCAACGCCATCAAGTTCACCGATACCGGGACCGTTCGCTTCGAGGTGGCTTACCGCAACCAGGTCGCCACCTTCACCGTTTCCGACACCGGCCGCGGCATCGCCGCCAAGGACATTACCCGTATCTATGAACCCTTCCAGCGCGGCGAGGCCGATAGCGTCAGGCCGATGCCCGGCCTTGGCCTTGGTCTCACCATCACGCAACTGCTCACGAACACGCTAGGCGGCGAGATTTCCGTTGCGAGCGAGAAAGATGTGGGCTCGACCTTCAAGGTGCGCCTGATGTTGTCGGCCGTGATCCGCCCGATGAAACCGCCGGCACAGGAGCAGCGCATTGCCGGCTACGAAGGGCCGCGTCGCACCATCGTCGTCGTCGACGACAATGAAGATCATCGCGAACTGATGCGCGAGATCCTGTCGCCGCTCGATTTCATCGTGCTGACCGCCGCCGGTGGTCCCGACTGCCTGACACTGATCGAAGGCATCAAGCCGGATCTGTTCCTGGTCGATATCTCCATGCCCGGCATGAACGGCTGGCAGCTCGTCTCGCGGCTCAGGGAGAACGGCCAGACGGCGCCGATCCTGATGCTGTCGGCCAATATCGGCGATGCCGCCGCGGCGACCGACAGCGACGATAGCCACAACGACGCCATCTCCAAGCCGATCGACATCCGCCAGCTTCGCGACAAGCTTGCGCTTCATCTCGGCCTGAAGTGGACCTACGCCGATGCCTCCGCACCGCTAGCACCGAAATCGCCGCCACCCTTGAAGAGCCCGGGGATTGAGCATGTGCGCGAATTGGCGCGGCTCGGCGAGATAGGCTATATCAGGGGCATAGAGGCAAAGCTTGCCGATCTTGCCAAGCTGGATGAAAATCAGCCCTTCACCGCCGCTATGCGCGCTCATGTTCAGGCCTTCGATCTCGGCGGCTTCCTGAATGCGCTGCACGCCTTCGACACTGAAAAGGTAGATCAGATTGGCTGA
- a CDS encoding DUF6867 family protein, whose translation MQGLLFDSDSGGRMVIRVVIVILGFWTAWRAGRAVASNWDSYPLVVIYSFLIGLGLQFLHHALFNGPVFDSTIYIIDVVLLLVFSMAGYRYRRTDQMVNNYYWLYEKTSAFSWKKKN comes from the coding sequence ATGCAGGGACTTCTCTTCGACAGCGATAGCGGCGGCCGCATGGTCATACGCGTGGTTATCGTCATTCTTGGGTTCTGGACCGCATGGCGCGCCGGTCGTGCCGTGGCCTCCAATTGGGATTCCTATCCGCTTGTCGTTATCTACAGCTTCCTGATCGGCCTGGGATTGCAATTCCTGCACCATGCGCTGTTCAACGGACCGGTATTCGATTCAACGATCTACATCATCGACGTCGTTCTCCTGCTCGTGTTCTCGATGGCGGGATATCGCTACCGGCGCACCGACCAGATGGTGAACAATTATTACTGGCTCTATGAAAAGACCTCGGCCTTTTCCTGGAAGAAGAAGAATTGA